In a single window of the Canis lupus familiaris isolate Mischka breed German Shepherd chromosome 2, alternate assembly UU_Cfam_GSD_1.0, whole genome shotgun sequence genome:
- the SHLD3 gene encoding shieldin complex subunit 3: protein MTTEVILHYRPYENDPTQLLKIAEKAIQDFPTRPLTRFIPWFLHDGSKLPLKPKRSPPVISEEAAEDVKQYLTISEHDAKSQSYDCTVDLLEFQPNLKKRKHLIRSHSLNEQTNCGNLDKQSEKGRQHKKRFWSVSLPNSNCTENIFPLSKKLQDSLKALNLHSLYRARWTIEHAICNNQTLEDIWAKLNQIIRHNELPSCNATFQRHLDQIWVFCDIMYCEYVGNLLKGRLALTGKMNLFMHKYGVIFSM, encoded by the coding sequence ATGACTACAGAAGTAATATTACATTATCGACCATATGAGAATGATCCCACACAACTGCTAAAAATTGCAGAGAAAGCAATTCAAGACTTTCCTACACGTCCACTAACGAGATTTATTCCTTGGTTTCTGCATGATGGGTCCAAACTTCCACTCAAACCTAAAAGATCACCACCTGTGATTTCTGAAGAGGCAGCTGAAGATGTGAAACAGTACTTAACCATTTCAGAACACGATGCTAAATCACAGAGTTATGATTGCACAGTAGATCTTTTGGAATttcaacctaatttaaaaaaaaggaagcacttAATCCGGTCACATTCACTGAATGAACAGACTAATTGTGGAAATCTAGATAAACAATCAGAGAAGGGAAGACAGCACAAGAAGAGGTTTTGGAGTGTTTCACTTCCCAACAGTAAttgtactgaaaatatttttcctttgtctaaGAAATTGCAAGATAGTTTAAAGGCACTGAATTTGCATTCACTTTACAGAGCAAGATGGACTATAGAGCACGCTATTTGTAACAACCAAACTCTGGAAGACATTTGGGCAAAACTCAATCAAATTATCAGGCACAATGAACTTCCATCTTGTAATGCAACCTTTCAGAGACACTTAGACCAAATATGGGTGTTCTGTGATATTATGTACTGTGAATATGTGGGAAATCTTCTTAAAGGAAGGTTAGCTCTTACTGggaaaatgaatttattcatgCATAAATATGGTGTTATTTTTAGTATGTAA